In the Populus trichocarpa isolate Nisqually-1 chromosome 1, P.trichocarpa_v4.1, whole genome shotgun sequence genome, one interval contains:
- the LOC7478077 gene encoding uncharacterized protein LOC7478077 isoform X4: MKGAKRFAASDPVPDSNDTALRNKRIMEGSLFDIHRPEQSQQQSTPLPPLDAKRAASSQQYVRALNNQFASWVQTQLKNHPDELWEDGIRDYLAHASNIMEKFSDVVNWLKANAVKGGPVADSLRAEKKLVPEIKSNESKLLQEKTGFALPSTSTSFTSSWSSGVFSANQSSGGVSSSSQSSSLFSNGQSSGSLLSNNPSSVLSSNNQSSGFFSNIQSPGLLSNNQSSGFFSNIQSPGLLSNNQSSGAFSNSQSLGALSNSQTPFSFNQSSGTFSNSQSLGALPNTQTSFLFGGQSSIPANHNTADDADDENELQQPGSPSVKKSEEKGIVTVHEVKCKLYVKSSDPADKDTWKDKGPGQLSIKCREGIGKSTKESKPTIVVRNDVGKVLLNALLYPGIKTNPQKNSLVAIFHTAGDDSGNNDSVVARTFLIRTKTEEDRNKLATAIQEYAPTS; encoded by the exons atGAAAGGAGCGAAACGATTTGCCGCTTCAGACCCAGTCCCTGACTCGAATGACACGGCA TTAAGGAATAAGAGAATAATGGAAGGATCGCTATTTGATATTCATAGACCTGAACAATCTCAGCAACAATCGACTCCATTGCCACCGTTGGATGCAAAACGGGCTGCTTCATCACAGCAGTATGTGAGAGCTCTCAATAACCAATTTGCCAG TTGGGTTCAAACGCAACTGAAGAACCATCCTGATGAACTCTGGGAAGATGGGATTCGAGATTACCTTGCTCATGCTTCAAACATTATG GAGAAGTTTAGTGATGTTGTCAACTGGCTTAAAGCAAATGCTGTAAAAGGAGGGCCTGTTGCTGATTCTCTTCGAGCTGAAAAGAAATTAGTGCCTGAAATAAAGAGTAATGAGAGCAAATTACTTCAAGAAAAAACCGGGTTTGCTTTACCGAGTACCAGTACAAGCTTTACAAGTTCCTGGAGCTCTGGTGTCTTTTCTGCCAACCAAAGTTCTGGAGGAGTATCATCTAGTAGCCAAAGCTCTAGTTTATTCTCCAATGGTCAAAGTTCTGGTTCATTATTATCGAACAATCCAAGTTCTGTTTTGTCCTCAAACAACCAAAGCTCTGGATTTTTCTCGAACATTCAAAGCCCTGGCCTCTTGTCCAACAACCAAAGCTCTGGATTTTTCTCGAACATTCAAAGCCCTGGCCTCTTGTCCAACAATCAAAGCTCTGGAGCATTCTCCAACAGCCAGAGTTTAGGAGCACTCTCCAACAGTCAAACACCTTTCTCCTTTAATCAAAGCTCTGGAACATTCTCCAACAGCCAAAGTTTAGGAGCACTCCCCAACACTCAAACATCTTTCTTGTTTG gaggCCAAAGCTCCATCCCCGCAAACCATAACACTGCAGATGATGCGGATGATG AAAATGAATTACAGCAACCTGGCAGTCCATCTGTGAAGAAGTCTGAAGAGAAGGGTATTGTTACAGTCCATGAAGTCAAGTGCAAGCTCTATGTGAAG TCAAGTGATCCGGCAGATAAGGACACATGGAAAGATAAGGGCCCAGGGCAGCTTTCCATCAAATGCAGAGAGGGGATTGGCAAGTCCACGAAAGAATCTAAACCAACCATTGTTGTTCGAAATGAT GTGGGGAAAGTGTTGCTTAATGCTTTGCTCTATCCAGGAATCAAGACAAATCCACAGAAGAATTCCCTTGTTGCAATATTTCACACTGCA GGTGATGATAGCGGCAATAATGATAGTGTTGTGGCACGTACTTTCTTAATTAGGACAAAAACAGAGGAGGATCGGAATAAGCTAGCGACAGCAATCCAAGAATACGCTCCCACTTCATGA
- the LOC7490919 gene encoding uncharacterized protein LOC7490919: MASSSSSSKQKSFSIERSKPLMLKDYLLDDQSSCSSNGFKSFPRRRCCTTVRLLLEIDLKTKQQQQPRQLFKRSKSKAASTTISALQKASVAVMKAVKLLPFPSPNSTVRSPSPSRTRKGLLPRSLSRKLFKKNFWRKAADQHGQCKERNEIRGWRLFGEFLEEQDKLSDQITSGISTSSSSNSNSNCNIWTTESEYTVDSGNSTCNSCRNDSVCNRKDLMIKEVSDRVSVSGGQDSITNRKEWPNEEEKEQSSPVSILDCPFQDEEEDIGSPFQRSPIRVEGTKQKLMQKIRRFESLAQLDPLDLEKRIAMAELEDESLESPVQHCSVSIHSDNDNDFKETKENGTEKHAQELLKHVKSTTSLASKVDSLLLDFFKEKIVENYAGGSMVGSYKEFEQELRVAQEWIDGQPQEMFLGWEMVERRHVYVKHMEKSGKWENVDQGKEEVALELEAEVFNSLVDEVLLDYILLN; this comes from the exons ATGGCCTCtagctcttcttcttctaagcAAAAATCATTTTCGATTGAAAGATCAAAACCCTTGATGCTCAAAGATTATCTTCTTGATGATCAAAGTTCATGCTCATCCAACGGCTTCAAGTCATTTCCTCGTCGTCGATGCTGCACAACCGTCCGACTTCTCCTCGAAATAGACCTCAAAaccaagcagcagcagcaaccaaGGCAGCTTTTCAAAAGAAGTAAATCAAAAGCAGCTTCTACTACGATCTCAGCTCTTCAAAAAGCATCGGTTGCCGTTATGAAGGCCGTTAAACTACTCCCATTTCCCTCACCCAACTCCACCGTGAGGTCTCCGTCACCGTCAAGAACCAGGAAGGGACTTTTACCTCGAAGTCTTTCACGGAAGCTGTTTAAGAAGAACTTTTGGAGAAAAGCAGCTGATCAACATGGTCaatgtaaagaaagaaatgagatCAGAGGATGGAGATTGTTCGGTGAGTTCTTGGAGGAACAAGATAAACTGTCCGATCAAATTACAAGCGGAATTTCAACAAGCTCCAGCAGTAACAGTAACAGTAACTGTAACATTTGGACTACTGAGAGTGAATATACTGTTGACAGTGGTAATTCTACGTGTAACAGTTGCCGAAACGACTCCGTTTGCAATAGAAAAGATTTAATGATCAAGGAAGTCAGCGACAGAGTGAGCGTATCAGGCGGTCAGGATTCCATCACAAACAGGAAG GAGTGGCCAAATGAGGAGGAGAAGGAGCAATCCAGTCCAGTGTCAATTCTGGACTGTCCATTCcaggatgaagaagaagatattgGCTCTCCTTTCCAACGTAGTCCTATCCGCGTGGAAG GAACTAAACAAAAGCTTATGCAAAAGATCAGAAGGTTTGAGAGCCTCGCTCAACTAGACCCTTTAGACTTGGAAAAGCGAATTGCAATGGCAGAGTTGGAGGATGAATCCCTTGAATCCCCCGTGCAACATTGTTCAGTGTCTATCCACAGTGATAACGACAACGATTTCAAGGAAACTAAAGAAAATGGAACCGAAAAGCATGCACAGGAGCTACTTAAGCATGTCAAATCGACAACAAGCTTGGCGTCTAAGGTAGATAGTCTATTGCTGGACTTCTTCAAGGAGAAAATTGTAGAAAATTATGCAGGTGGAAGCATGGTTGGATCATATAAAGAATTTGAGCAAGAGCTAAGGGTAGCTCAGGAATGGATTGATGGGCAGCCTCAAGAAATGTTTTTGGGGTGGGAGATGGTGGAGAGGAGGCATGTCTACGTCAAGCATATGGAGAAGAGTGGGAAGTGGGAAAATGTGGatcaaggaaaagaagaggTTGCTCTAGAATTGGAAGCTGAGGTTTTCAATTCCTTGGTGGACGAAGTCTTACTTGATTATATTCTGcttaattaa
- the LOC7478077 gene encoding uncharacterized protein LOC7478077 isoform X1: MKGAKRFAASDPVPDSNDTARLIVQHSIWLQLRNKRIMEGSLFDIHRPEQSQQQSTPLPPLDAKRAASSQQYVRALNNQFASWVQTQLKNHPDELWEDGIRDYLAHASNIMEKFSDVVNWLKANAVKGGPVADSLRAEKKLVPEIKSNESKLLQEKTGFALPSTSTSFTSSWSSGVFSANQSSGGVSSSSQSSSLFSNGQSSGSLLSNNPSSVLSSNNQSSGFFSNIQSPGLLSNNQSSGFFSNIQSPGLLSNNQSSGAFSNSQSLGALSNSQTPFSFNQSSGTFSNSQSLGALPNTQTSFLFGGQSSIPANHNTADDADDENELQQPGSPSVKKSEEKGIVTVHEVKCKLYVKSSDPADKDTWKDKGPGQLSIKCREGIGKSTKESKPTIVVRNDVGKVLLNALLYPGIKTNPQKNSLVAIFHTAVMRFNSLYLHFYEHINFAWFSLHLQIFADSHNHHIEGCCNGRY; encoded by the exons atGAAAGGAGCGAAACGATTTGCCGCTTCAGACCCAGTCCCTGACTCGAATGACACGGCA AGGCTGATTGTGCAACACTCAATATGGTTGCAGTTAAGGAATAAGAGAATAATGGAAGGATCGCTATTTGATATTCATAGACCTGAACAATCTCAGCAACAATCGACTCCATTGCCACCGTTGGATGCAAAACGGGCTGCTTCATCACAGCAGTATGTGAGAGCTCTCAATAACCAATTTGCCAG TTGGGTTCAAACGCAACTGAAGAACCATCCTGATGAACTCTGGGAAGATGGGATTCGAGATTACCTTGCTCATGCTTCAAACATTATG GAGAAGTTTAGTGATGTTGTCAACTGGCTTAAAGCAAATGCTGTAAAAGGAGGGCCTGTTGCTGATTCTCTTCGAGCTGAAAAGAAATTAGTGCCTGAAATAAAGAGTAATGAGAGCAAATTACTTCAAGAAAAAACCGGGTTTGCTTTACCGAGTACCAGTACAAGCTTTACAAGTTCCTGGAGCTCTGGTGTCTTTTCTGCCAACCAAAGTTCTGGAGGAGTATCATCTAGTAGCCAAAGCTCTAGTTTATTCTCCAATGGTCAAAGTTCTGGTTCATTATTATCGAACAATCCAAGTTCTGTTTTGTCCTCAAACAACCAAAGCTCTGGATTTTTCTCGAACATTCAAAGCCCTGGCCTCTTGTCCAACAACCAAAGCTCTGGATTTTTCTCGAACATTCAAAGCCCTGGCCTCTTGTCCAACAATCAAAGCTCTGGAGCATTCTCCAACAGCCAGAGTTTAGGAGCACTCTCCAACAGTCAAACACCTTTCTCCTTTAATCAAAGCTCTGGAACATTCTCCAACAGCCAAAGTTTAGGAGCACTCCCCAACACTCAAACATCTTTCTTGTTTG gaggCCAAAGCTCCATCCCCGCAAACCATAACACTGCAGATGATGCGGATGATG AAAATGAATTACAGCAACCTGGCAGTCCATCTGTGAAGAAGTCTGAAGAGAAGGGTATTGTTACAGTCCATGAAGTCAAGTGCAAGCTCTATGTGAAG TCAAGTGATCCGGCAGATAAGGACACATGGAAAGATAAGGGCCCAGGGCAGCTTTCCATCAAATGCAGAGAGGGGATTGGCAAGTCCACGAAAGAATCTAAACCAACCATTGTTGTTCGAAATGAT GTGGGGAAAGTGTTGCTTAATGCTTTGCTCTATCCAGGAATCAAGACAAATCCACAGAAGAATTCCCTTGTTGCAATATTTCACACTGCAGTAATGCGttttaattctttatatttGCACTTTTATGAGCATATAAACTTTGCCTGGTTTAGCCTTCACCTGCAAATATTTGCAGATTCACATAACCATCATATAGAAGGCTGCTGTAATGGCAGATATTAA
- the LOC7478077 gene encoding uncharacterized protein LOC7478077 isoform X2: MKGAKRFAASDPVPDSNDTARLIVQHSIWLQLRNKRIMEGSLFDIHRPEQSQQQSTPLPPLDAKRAASSQQYVRALNNQFASWVQTQLKNHPDELWEDGIRDYLAHASNIMEKFSDVVNWLKANAVKGGPVADSLRAEKKLVPEIKSNESKLLQEKTGFALPSTSTSFTSSWSSGVFSANQSSGGVSSSSQSSSLFSNGQSSGSLLSNNPSSVLSSNNQSSGFFSNIQSPGLLSNNQSSGFFSNIQSPGLLSNNQSSGAFSNSQSLGALSNSQTPFSFNQSSGTFSNSQSLGALPNTQTSFLFGGQSSIPANHNTADDADDENELQQPGSPSVKKSEEKGIVTVHEVKCKLYVKSSDPADKDTWKDKGPGQLSIKCREGIGKSTKESKPTIVVRNDVGKVLLNALLYPGIKTNPQKNSLVAIFHTAGDDSGNNDSVVARTFLIRTKTEEDRNKLATAIQEYAPTS, encoded by the exons atGAAAGGAGCGAAACGATTTGCCGCTTCAGACCCAGTCCCTGACTCGAATGACACGGCA AGGCTGATTGTGCAACACTCAATATGGTTGCAGTTAAGGAATAAGAGAATAATGGAAGGATCGCTATTTGATATTCATAGACCTGAACAATCTCAGCAACAATCGACTCCATTGCCACCGTTGGATGCAAAACGGGCTGCTTCATCACAGCAGTATGTGAGAGCTCTCAATAACCAATTTGCCAG TTGGGTTCAAACGCAACTGAAGAACCATCCTGATGAACTCTGGGAAGATGGGATTCGAGATTACCTTGCTCATGCTTCAAACATTATG GAGAAGTTTAGTGATGTTGTCAACTGGCTTAAAGCAAATGCTGTAAAAGGAGGGCCTGTTGCTGATTCTCTTCGAGCTGAAAAGAAATTAGTGCCTGAAATAAAGAGTAATGAGAGCAAATTACTTCAAGAAAAAACCGGGTTTGCTTTACCGAGTACCAGTACAAGCTTTACAAGTTCCTGGAGCTCTGGTGTCTTTTCTGCCAACCAAAGTTCTGGAGGAGTATCATCTAGTAGCCAAAGCTCTAGTTTATTCTCCAATGGTCAAAGTTCTGGTTCATTATTATCGAACAATCCAAGTTCTGTTTTGTCCTCAAACAACCAAAGCTCTGGATTTTTCTCGAACATTCAAAGCCCTGGCCTCTTGTCCAACAACCAAAGCTCTGGATTTTTCTCGAACATTCAAAGCCCTGGCCTCTTGTCCAACAATCAAAGCTCTGGAGCATTCTCCAACAGCCAGAGTTTAGGAGCACTCTCCAACAGTCAAACACCTTTCTCCTTTAATCAAAGCTCTGGAACATTCTCCAACAGCCAAAGTTTAGGAGCACTCCCCAACACTCAAACATCTTTCTTGTTTG gaggCCAAAGCTCCATCCCCGCAAACCATAACACTGCAGATGATGCGGATGATG AAAATGAATTACAGCAACCTGGCAGTCCATCTGTGAAGAAGTCTGAAGAGAAGGGTATTGTTACAGTCCATGAAGTCAAGTGCAAGCTCTATGTGAAG TCAAGTGATCCGGCAGATAAGGACACATGGAAAGATAAGGGCCCAGGGCAGCTTTCCATCAAATGCAGAGAGGGGATTGGCAAGTCCACGAAAGAATCTAAACCAACCATTGTTGTTCGAAATGAT GTGGGGAAAGTGTTGCTTAATGCTTTGCTCTATCCAGGAATCAAGACAAATCCACAGAAGAATTCCCTTGTTGCAATATTTCACACTGCA GGTGATGATAGCGGCAATAATGATAGTGTTGTGGCACGTACTTTCTTAATTAGGACAAAAACAGAGGAGGATCGGAATAAGCTAGCGACAGCAATCCAAGAATACGCTCCCACTTCATGA
- the LOC7478077 gene encoding uncharacterized protein LOC7478077 isoform X3: protein MKGAKRFAASDPVPDSNDTALRNKRIMEGSLFDIHRPEQSQQQSTPLPPLDAKRAASSQQYVRALNNQFASWVQTQLKNHPDELWEDGIRDYLAHASNIMEKFSDVVNWLKANAVKGGPVADSLRAEKKLVPEIKSNESKLLQEKTGFALPSTSTSFTSSWSSGVFSANQSSGGVSSSSQSSSLFSNGQSSGSLLSNNPSSVLSSNNQSSGFFSNIQSPGLLSNNQSSGFFSNIQSPGLLSNNQSSGAFSNSQSLGALSNSQTPFSFNQSSGTFSNSQSLGALPNTQTSFLFGGQSSIPANHNTADDADDENELQQPGSPSVKKSEEKGIVTVHEVKCKLYVKSSDPADKDTWKDKGPGQLSIKCREGIGKSTKESKPTIVVRNDVGKVLLNALLYPGIKTNPQKNSLVAIFHTAVMRFNSLYLHFYEHINFAWFSLHLQIFADSHNHHIEGCCNGRY, encoded by the exons atGAAAGGAGCGAAACGATTTGCCGCTTCAGACCCAGTCCCTGACTCGAATGACACGGCA TTAAGGAATAAGAGAATAATGGAAGGATCGCTATTTGATATTCATAGACCTGAACAATCTCAGCAACAATCGACTCCATTGCCACCGTTGGATGCAAAACGGGCTGCTTCATCACAGCAGTATGTGAGAGCTCTCAATAACCAATTTGCCAG TTGGGTTCAAACGCAACTGAAGAACCATCCTGATGAACTCTGGGAAGATGGGATTCGAGATTACCTTGCTCATGCTTCAAACATTATG GAGAAGTTTAGTGATGTTGTCAACTGGCTTAAAGCAAATGCTGTAAAAGGAGGGCCTGTTGCTGATTCTCTTCGAGCTGAAAAGAAATTAGTGCCTGAAATAAAGAGTAATGAGAGCAAATTACTTCAAGAAAAAACCGGGTTTGCTTTACCGAGTACCAGTACAAGCTTTACAAGTTCCTGGAGCTCTGGTGTCTTTTCTGCCAACCAAAGTTCTGGAGGAGTATCATCTAGTAGCCAAAGCTCTAGTTTATTCTCCAATGGTCAAAGTTCTGGTTCATTATTATCGAACAATCCAAGTTCTGTTTTGTCCTCAAACAACCAAAGCTCTGGATTTTTCTCGAACATTCAAAGCCCTGGCCTCTTGTCCAACAACCAAAGCTCTGGATTTTTCTCGAACATTCAAAGCCCTGGCCTCTTGTCCAACAATCAAAGCTCTGGAGCATTCTCCAACAGCCAGAGTTTAGGAGCACTCTCCAACAGTCAAACACCTTTCTCCTTTAATCAAAGCTCTGGAACATTCTCCAACAGCCAAAGTTTAGGAGCACTCCCCAACACTCAAACATCTTTCTTGTTTG gaggCCAAAGCTCCATCCCCGCAAACCATAACACTGCAGATGATGCGGATGATG AAAATGAATTACAGCAACCTGGCAGTCCATCTGTGAAGAAGTCTGAAGAGAAGGGTATTGTTACAGTCCATGAAGTCAAGTGCAAGCTCTATGTGAAG TCAAGTGATCCGGCAGATAAGGACACATGGAAAGATAAGGGCCCAGGGCAGCTTTCCATCAAATGCAGAGAGGGGATTGGCAAGTCCACGAAAGAATCTAAACCAACCATTGTTGTTCGAAATGAT GTGGGGAAAGTGTTGCTTAATGCTTTGCTCTATCCAGGAATCAAGACAAATCCACAGAAGAATTCCCTTGTTGCAATATTTCACACTGCAGTAATGCGttttaattctttatatttGCACTTTTATGAGCATATAAACTTTGCCTGGTTTAGCCTTCACCTGCAAATATTTGCAGATTCACATAACCATCATATAGAAGGCTGCTGTAATGGCAGATATTAA
- the LOC7478076 gene encoding UDP-galactose/UDP-glucose transporter 2: MKGEDQARSLFGISLSDRPKWQQFLICSSGFFFGYLINGVCEEYVYNRLQFSYGWYFTFVQGFVYLVLIYLQGFTPKQMVNPWKTYWKLSAVLMGSHGLTKGSLAFLNYPAQIMFKSTKVLPVMVMGAFIPGLRRKYPFHEYISALLLVIGLILFTLADAQTSPNFSIIGVLMISGALIMDSLMGNLQEAIFTMNPDTTQIEVLFCSTVVGLPFLLPPMILTGELFKAWKSCAQHPYVYGVLVFEAMATFIGQISVLSLIAIFGAATTAMITTARKAVTLLLSYMIFTKPLTEQHGSGLLLIAMGIILKMVPIDYKPPSRSAPRNGKSHFKEEKSQADSRKGEGDEEKRPLV; the protein is encoded by the exons ATGAAGGGCGAGGATCAAGCGAGGTCTTtgtttgggatttctttatccgaTCGGCCTAAATGGCAACAGTTTCTTATTTGCTCTTCTGGGTTCTTCTTTGGCTATCTCATTAATGGCGTCTGCGAG GAATATGTGTATAATCGGCTTCAATTCAG CTATGGTTGGTATTTCACATTTGTACAAGGATTTGTGTACTTGGTGCTTATATACTTGCAGGGTTTTACCCCTAAGCAAATGGTGAATCCATGGAAAACTTATTGGAAACTCTCTGCTGTTCTTATGGGTTCTCATGGGCTGACTAAGGGGTCCCTGGCCTTTCTCAATTATCCAGCTCAAATCATGTTCAAATCCACCAAG GTACTGCCAGTTATGGTAATGGGCGCCTTTATTCCAGGATTGAGAAGAAAATATCCATTTCATGAATACATATCAGCCCTGCTTCTGGTCATCGGTCTGATCCTTTTCACCTTGGCAGATGCCCAAACATCGCCAAATTTTAGCATAATTGGTGTCCTGATGATTTCTGGTGCTTTAATTATGGATTCTTTAATGGGTAATTTGCAAGAAGCAATATTTACCATGAATCCTGACACCACTCAG ATCGAGGTGCTGTTCTGCTCGACAGTTGTTGGATTGCCTTTCTTGCTTCCTCCGATGATCCTGACTGGAGAGCTGTTTAAGGCTTGGAAATCTTGTGCTCAA CATCCTTACGTGTATGGGGTGTTAGTATTTGAAGCCATGGCCACATTCATTGGCCAAATTTCTGTTCTATCCCTCATTGCCATTTTTGGGGCTGCTACGACTGCCATG ATAACAACTGCTAGAAAGGCAGTTACCTTGTTGCTGTCATATATGATATTCACAAAGCCATTAACTGAGCAGCATGGATCAGGGCTGCTGCTCATCGCCATGGGAATTATATTGAAGATGGTTCCTATAGATTATAAACCCCCCAGTAGGAGTGCACCTAGAAATGGGAAGTCCCattttaaagaagagaaaagtcAAGCAGATAGTAGGAAAGGTGAAGGAGATGAAGAAAAAAGGCCCTTAGTTTGA